One stretch of Passer domesticus isolate bPasDom1 chromosome 2, bPasDom1.hap1, whole genome shotgun sequence DNA includes these proteins:
- the REV1 gene encoding DNA repair protein REV1 isoform X4 encodes MRRGGWRKRAADGDGWGIWGGYMSAKVKKLEEQFRSDSAIQQQRDGNSSSIFSGVAIYVNGLTDPSADELRRLMMLHGGQYHVYYSRSKTTHIIATNLPNAKIKELKGEKVVRPEWIVESIKAGRLLSHIPYQLYTKQSSVQKGLNFNSIHKPEDAVPGPSNIAKDLNRVNHIKKCEMENEITPNGINTWNEEEEEESIDFGFTELEEILPIRKQNGIQSHKDSTALFNGHTHTSTSALKTQDCLVPSSNGVAGRLSPGPVQEEGKTDKGMVDFRDCTMQQLQHSNKNTDFPWSPHRTMSNSSSSSFLHSNAKINGAHHSTVQGPSSTKSTSGPAPSKAASLTVSKPSDCSFISDFYSHSRLHHISTWKCELTEFVNSLQRKNSGVFPGREKIKKWKAGRSALKTDTGNVSVASSAKPQSCIMHVDMDCFFVSVAIRNRPDLKGKPVAVTSNRGTGKALLRPGANPQLEQQYYQKKLLNGKAEIRVPDHLDSSVWEQTDSTHVNGADFNLTVLSMAEIASCSYEARQVGIKNGMFFGQAKKLCPNLQAVSYDFDAYKEVARTVYEILASYTHNIEAVSCDEALVDITDILTETRLTPDEFANAIRTEIKDQTKCTASVGMGSNILLARMATRKAKPDGQYHLKPEEVDDFIRGQLVTSLPGVGRTMESKLASLGIKTCGDLQCASMSKLQKEFGPKTGQMLYRFCRGLDDRPVRTEKERKSVSAEINYGIRFTQPKEAEAFLLSLSEEIQRRLEAAGMKGKRLTLKIMVRKAGAPVEPAKYGGHGICDNIARTVTLDHATDSAKIIGKETLNMFHTMKLNISDMRGVGIQVQQLVPISKTTSALSAVQSGHLPGASHSVIDLFHVQKTKKHSEEEPKEVFVAAMDLEISSNSRTCTLLPSRGTSVTPGVNSNANNTEPAVKWNGVHSPISVKSRLNLSIEVPSASQLDKSVLEALPPDLREQVEQICTIQQGESYGESKKEPINGCNTALLSQPVGTVLLQIPELQEPNTNMGINVIALPAFSQVDPEVFSALPAELQAELKDAYDQRQKQSEQQPANTSVSKNPFLHLKHTTMKNKKKIRKKNPVSPAKKIQSPLKNKLIGSPVKNMPAASGSPQKLIDGFLKQEGAAAQAEAVPSTSGSPGPSAVQAEPQPGSFRPQAPNLAGAVEFNDVKTLLKEWITTISDPMEEDILQVVKYCTDLIEEKDLEKLDLVVKYMKRLMQSSVESVWNMAFDFILDNVQVVLQQTYGSTLKVI; translated from the exons GGTGGGTACATGTCAGCAAAAGTTAAGAAATTGGAGGAGCAGTTCCGGTCAGATTCAGCCATacagcagcagagggatggCAATTCATCAAGTATCTTTAGTGGAGTCGCCATCTACGTCAATGGCTTGACAG ATCCCTCAGCTGATGAATTAAGACGGCTGATGATGTTACATGGAGGCCAATACCATGTGTACTATTCCAGATCAAAAACAACTCACATTATTGCCACCAATCTTCCAAATGCCAAAATAAAAGAattgaaaggagaaaaagtagTTCGGCCAGAGTGGATCGTGGAGAG cattaaaGCTGGACGTCTCCTTTCGCACATTCCTTATCAGCTTTACACCAAGCAGTCAAGTGTTCAGAAAGGTCTCAACTTTAACAGCATACACAAACCTGAAGATGCTGTGCCAGGTCCAAGCAATATAGCTAAAGATCTCAACAGGGT AAATCATATTAAAAAGTGcgaaatggaaaatgaaatcaCGCCCAATGGAATAAACACCTGgaatgaggaagaggaagaagaaagcaTCGATTTTGGATTTACAGAGCTGGAGGAGATTCTTCCCATACGGAAACAAAACGGGATTCAATCTCATAAAGACAGCACTGCCCTTTTTaatggacacacacacacttctacCAGTGCCTTAAAGACACAGGATTGCTTGGTGCCCTCCAGCAACGGTGTTGCAGGCAGGTTGTCTCCAGGCCCTgtgcaggaggaggggaagaCTGACAAAGGCATGGTTGACTTTAGAGACTGCACAATGCAGCAGTTGCAGCACAGCAACAAAAATACAGACTTTCCATGGAGTCCACACAGGACTATGAGTAACTCATCCTCATCTTCATTTTTGCACAGTAATGCTAAAATAAATGGTGCTCACCACTCAACTGTTCAGGGGCCTTCAAGCACAAAAAGCACTTCTGGACCTGCTCCTAGCAAGGCAGCTTCCTTAACTGTGTCCAAACCTTCAGATTGTAGTTTTATTTCTGACTTTTATTCGCATTCAAGACTGCATCATATATCAACGTGGAAGTGTGAATTGACAGAGTTTGTCAACAGCCTGCAGAGAAAAAACAGCGGTGTGTTtccaggaagggaaaaaattaaaaaatggaaagCAGGCAGGTCTGCACTTAAAACTGACACAG GTAATGTGTCTGTTGCGAGCTCAGCCAAGCCACAGAGCTGTATAATGCACGTGGATATGGATTGCTTCTTTGTGTCTGTGGCTATCCGAAATAGACCAGATCTCAAAG GAAAGCCAGTAGCTGTTACTAGTAACAGAGGTACAGGGAAGGCACTGCTGCGCCCTGGTGCAAACCCCCAGCTTGAACAGCAGTATTACCAGAAAAAGCTATTGAATGGCAAAGCAG aaattaGAGTACCTGATCACTTGGACTCATCTGTCTGGGAGCAAACAGATTCCACACATGTGAACGGAGCTGACTTCAATCTCACTGTTCTGTCCATGGCTGAAATAGCTTCTTGCAGTTATGAAGCCAG acAAGTTGGCATAAAGAATGGAATGTTTTTTGGCCAAGCAAAAAAGTTGTGTCCAAATCTTCAAGCAGTTTCATATGATTTTGATGCATACAAAGAAGTTGCACGGACAGTATATGAAATACTAGCAAG CTATACTCACAACATCGAAGCAGTCAGTTGTGATGAAGCACTAGTAGATATCACTGACATCCTTACAGAGACCAGACTGACTCCTGATGAATTTGCAAACGCTATTCGCACTGAAATCAAAGATCAAACTAAATGCACAGCTTCTGTTGGGATGG GTTCCAATATTCTGCTGGCCAGAATGGCAACTCgcaaagcaaaaccagatgGACAGTATCACTTAAAACCTGAAGAAGTGGATGATTTCATCAGAGGACAACTTGTTACCAGTCTTCCAG GAGTTGGCAGGACAATGGAATCTAAGCTGGCTTCTTTGGGAATTAAAACCTGTGGAGATCTGCAGTGTGCTTCAATGTCAAAACTACAAAAAGAATTTGGTCCAAAAACAGGGCAAATGCTCTACAGATTTTGTCGTGGTTTGGATGACCGACCTGTTcgtacagaaaaagaaagaaaatctgtttCAGCAGAAATCAACTATGGAATAAGGTTTACACAG CCTAAGGAAGCAGAAGCTTTCCTTCTGAGCCTCTCAGAAGAAATCCAGCGTAGACTTGAAGCTGCTGGTATGAAGGGTAAACGATTGACCCTTAAAATTATGGTCAGAAAGGCTGGAGCACCAGTAGAGCCTGCAAAGTATGGAGGTCATGGAATCTGTGATAATATTGCCAG GACTGTGACTCTAGACCATGCAACAGACAGTGCAAAAATAATTGGGAAGGAAACTCTGAACATGTTTCACACAATGAAACTGAACATATCTGATATGCGAGGG GTTGGAATTCAGGTACAGCAGCTAGTTCCCATCAGTAAAACAACTTCAGCTCTCTCAGCAGTACAATCTGGACATCTACCTGGTGCATCACATTCAGTTATTGATCTTTTTCatgttcagaaaacaaaaaagcactCAGAAGAGGAACCTAAGGAAG TATTTGTGGCTGCTATGGACCTTGAAATATCCTCTAATTCAAGAACTTGCACTTTACTTCCATCTCGTGGTACCAGTGTCACACCTGGTGTCAATTCTAATGCCAACAACACCGAGCCTGCTGTCAAGTGGAATGGTGTGCATTCTCCTATCAGTGTAAAATCCAGACTCAATTTGAGTATTGAGGTTCCATCTGCTTCCCAG CTAGATAAGTCTGTGCTAGAAGCTCTGCCACCCGATCTCCGAGAGCAAGTAGAGCAAATATGCACCATTCAGCAAGGAGAGAGTTATGGAGAGAGCAAAAAAGAGCCAATAAATGGATGTAACACTGCACTTCTGTCACAGCCAGTTGGAACAGTACTTCTACAAATACCAGAGCTCCAAGAACCAAATACCAACATGGGAATCAATGTAATAGCCTTGCCAGCTTTCTCACAG GTGGACCCTGAGGTTTTTTCTGCACTACCTGCTGAGTTACAAGCAGAGCTGAAAGATGCATACGATCAAAGGCAGAAGCaatcagagcagcagcctgctaACACTTCAG TGtcaaaaaatcctttcctacACCTGAAGCATACAACtatgaaaaacaagaaaaaaatacggaaaaaaaatccagtcagTCCTGCAAAAAAGATTCAGAgtcctttaaaaaacaaacttaTTGGTAGTCCTGTGAAAAACATGCCAGCTGCATCTGGAAGCCCACAGAAGCTAATAGATGGCTTTTTGAAACAagaaggagcagctgctcag GCAGAAGCAGTTCCATCAACTTCGGGTTCCCCAGGCCCATCAGCTGTGCAGGCGGAGCCGCAGCCGGGCTCCTTCAGGCCACAGGCCCCAAACCTCGCTGGAGCTGTGGAATTCAACGATGTGAAGACATTGTTGAAAGAGTGGATCACAACTATCTCAG atCCTATGGAAGAAGACATTCTACAGGTTGTGAAATACTGTACTGATCTAATAGAAGAAAAAGACTTGGAAAAGTTAGATCTGGTTGTTAAGTACATGAAAAG GTTGATGCAGTCATCTGTGGAGTCAGTTTGGAATATGGCATTTGACTTCATTCTTGACAATGTTCAGGTAGTTTTACAACAAACTTACGGAAGCACATTAAAAGTTATCTGA
- the REV1 gene encoding DNA repair protein REV1 isoform X1, with the protein MRRGGWRKRAADGDGWGIWGGYMSAKVKKLEEQFRSDSAIQQQRDGNSSSIFSGVAIYVNGLTDPSADELRRLMMLHGGQYHVYYSRSKTTHIIATNLPNAKIKELKGEKVVRPEWIVESIKAGRLLSHIPYQLYTKQSSVQKGLNFNSIHKPEDAVPGPSNIAKDLNRVNHIKKCEMENEITPNGINTWNEEEEEESIDFGFTELEEILPIRKQNGIQSHKDSTALFNGHTHTSTSALKTQDCLVPSSNGVAGRLSPGPVQEEGKTDKGMVDFRDCTMQQLQHSNKNTDFPWSPHRTMSNSSSSSFLHSNAKINGAHHSTVQGPSSTKSTSGPAPSKAASLTVSKPSDCSFISDFYSHSRLHHISTWKCELTEFVNSLQRKNSGVFPGREKIKKWKAGRSALKTDTGNVSVASSAKPQSCIMHVDMDCFFVSVAIRNRPDLKGKPVAVTSNRGTGKALLRPGANPQLEQQYYQKKLLNGKAAEIRVPDHLDSSVWEQTDSTHVNGADFNLTVLSMAEIASCSYEARQVGIKNGMFFGQAKKLCPNLQAVSYDFDAYKEVARTVYEILASYTHNIEAVSCDEALVDITDILTETRLTPDEFANAIRTEIKDQTKCTASVGMGSNILLARMATRKAKPDGQYHLKPEEVDDFIRGQLVTSLPGVGRTMESKLASLGIKTCGDLQCASMSKLQKEFGPKTGQMLYRFCRGLDDRPVRTEKERKSVSAEINYGIRFTQPKEAEAFLLSLSEEIQRRLEAAGMKGKRLTLKIMVRKAGAPVEPAKYGGHGICDNIARTVTLDHATDSAKIIGKETLNMFHTMKLNISDMRGVGIQVQQLVPISKTTSALSAVQSGHLPGASHSVIDLFHVQKTKKHSEEEPKEVFVAAMDLEISSNSRTCTLLPSRGTSVTPGVNSNANNTEPAVKWNGVHSPISVKSRLNLSIEVPSASQLDKSVLEALPPDLREQVEQICTIQQGESYGESKKEPINGCNTALLSQPVGTVLLQIPELQEPNTNMGINVIALPAFSQVDPEVFSALPAELQAELKDAYDQRQKQSEQQPANTSVSKNPFLHLKHTTMKNKKKIRKKNPVSPAKKIQSPLKNKLIGSPVKNMPAASGSPQKLIDGFLKQEGAAAQTEHFPLPCLEQAEAVPSTSGSPGPSAVQAEPQPGSFRPQAPNLAGAVEFNDVKTLLKEWITTISDPMEEDILQVVKYCTDLIEEKDLEKLDLVVKYMKRLMQSSVESVWNMAFDFILDNVQVVLQQTYGSTLKVI; encoded by the exons GGTGGGTACATGTCAGCAAAAGTTAAGAAATTGGAGGAGCAGTTCCGGTCAGATTCAGCCATacagcagcagagggatggCAATTCATCAAGTATCTTTAGTGGAGTCGCCATCTACGTCAATGGCTTGACAG ATCCCTCAGCTGATGAATTAAGACGGCTGATGATGTTACATGGAGGCCAATACCATGTGTACTATTCCAGATCAAAAACAACTCACATTATTGCCACCAATCTTCCAAATGCCAAAATAAAAGAattgaaaggagaaaaagtagTTCGGCCAGAGTGGATCGTGGAGAG cattaaaGCTGGACGTCTCCTTTCGCACATTCCTTATCAGCTTTACACCAAGCAGTCAAGTGTTCAGAAAGGTCTCAACTTTAACAGCATACACAAACCTGAAGATGCTGTGCCAGGTCCAAGCAATATAGCTAAAGATCTCAACAGGGT AAATCATATTAAAAAGTGcgaaatggaaaatgaaatcaCGCCCAATGGAATAAACACCTGgaatgaggaagaggaagaagaaagcaTCGATTTTGGATTTACAGAGCTGGAGGAGATTCTTCCCATACGGAAACAAAACGGGATTCAATCTCATAAAGACAGCACTGCCCTTTTTaatggacacacacacacttctacCAGTGCCTTAAAGACACAGGATTGCTTGGTGCCCTCCAGCAACGGTGTTGCAGGCAGGTTGTCTCCAGGCCCTgtgcaggaggaggggaagaCTGACAAAGGCATGGTTGACTTTAGAGACTGCACAATGCAGCAGTTGCAGCACAGCAACAAAAATACAGACTTTCCATGGAGTCCACACAGGACTATGAGTAACTCATCCTCATCTTCATTTTTGCACAGTAATGCTAAAATAAATGGTGCTCACCACTCAACTGTTCAGGGGCCTTCAAGCACAAAAAGCACTTCTGGACCTGCTCCTAGCAAGGCAGCTTCCTTAACTGTGTCCAAACCTTCAGATTGTAGTTTTATTTCTGACTTTTATTCGCATTCAAGACTGCATCATATATCAACGTGGAAGTGTGAATTGACAGAGTTTGTCAACAGCCTGCAGAGAAAAAACAGCGGTGTGTTtccaggaagggaaaaaattaaaaaatggaaagCAGGCAGGTCTGCACTTAAAACTGACACAG GTAATGTGTCTGTTGCGAGCTCAGCCAAGCCACAGAGCTGTATAATGCACGTGGATATGGATTGCTTCTTTGTGTCTGTGGCTATCCGAAATAGACCAGATCTCAAAG GAAAGCCAGTAGCTGTTACTAGTAACAGAGGTACAGGGAAGGCACTGCTGCGCCCTGGTGCAAACCCCCAGCTTGAACAGCAGTATTACCAGAAAAAGCTATTGAATGGCAAAGCAG cagaaattaGAGTACCTGATCACTTGGACTCATCTGTCTGGGAGCAAACAGATTCCACACATGTGAACGGAGCTGACTTCAATCTCACTGTTCTGTCCATGGCTGAAATAGCTTCTTGCAGTTATGAAGCCAG acAAGTTGGCATAAAGAATGGAATGTTTTTTGGCCAAGCAAAAAAGTTGTGTCCAAATCTTCAAGCAGTTTCATATGATTTTGATGCATACAAAGAAGTTGCACGGACAGTATATGAAATACTAGCAAG CTATACTCACAACATCGAAGCAGTCAGTTGTGATGAAGCACTAGTAGATATCACTGACATCCTTACAGAGACCAGACTGACTCCTGATGAATTTGCAAACGCTATTCGCACTGAAATCAAAGATCAAACTAAATGCACAGCTTCTGTTGGGATGG GTTCCAATATTCTGCTGGCCAGAATGGCAACTCgcaaagcaaaaccagatgGACAGTATCACTTAAAACCTGAAGAAGTGGATGATTTCATCAGAGGACAACTTGTTACCAGTCTTCCAG GAGTTGGCAGGACAATGGAATCTAAGCTGGCTTCTTTGGGAATTAAAACCTGTGGAGATCTGCAGTGTGCTTCAATGTCAAAACTACAAAAAGAATTTGGTCCAAAAACAGGGCAAATGCTCTACAGATTTTGTCGTGGTTTGGATGACCGACCTGTTcgtacagaaaaagaaagaaaatctgtttCAGCAGAAATCAACTATGGAATAAGGTTTACACAG CCTAAGGAAGCAGAAGCTTTCCTTCTGAGCCTCTCAGAAGAAATCCAGCGTAGACTTGAAGCTGCTGGTATGAAGGGTAAACGATTGACCCTTAAAATTATGGTCAGAAAGGCTGGAGCACCAGTAGAGCCTGCAAAGTATGGAGGTCATGGAATCTGTGATAATATTGCCAG GACTGTGACTCTAGACCATGCAACAGACAGTGCAAAAATAATTGGGAAGGAAACTCTGAACATGTTTCACACAATGAAACTGAACATATCTGATATGCGAGGG GTTGGAATTCAGGTACAGCAGCTAGTTCCCATCAGTAAAACAACTTCAGCTCTCTCAGCAGTACAATCTGGACATCTACCTGGTGCATCACATTCAGTTATTGATCTTTTTCatgttcagaaaacaaaaaagcactCAGAAGAGGAACCTAAGGAAG TATTTGTGGCTGCTATGGACCTTGAAATATCCTCTAATTCAAGAACTTGCACTTTACTTCCATCTCGTGGTACCAGTGTCACACCTGGTGTCAATTCTAATGCCAACAACACCGAGCCTGCTGTCAAGTGGAATGGTGTGCATTCTCCTATCAGTGTAAAATCCAGACTCAATTTGAGTATTGAGGTTCCATCTGCTTCCCAG CTAGATAAGTCTGTGCTAGAAGCTCTGCCACCCGATCTCCGAGAGCAAGTAGAGCAAATATGCACCATTCAGCAAGGAGAGAGTTATGGAGAGAGCAAAAAAGAGCCAATAAATGGATGTAACACTGCACTTCTGTCACAGCCAGTTGGAACAGTACTTCTACAAATACCAGAGCTCCAAGAACCAAATACCAACATGGGAATCAATGTAATAGCCTTGCCAGCTTTCTCACAG GTGGACCCTGAGGTTTTTTCTGCACTACCTGCTGAGTTACAAGCAGAGCTGAAAGATGCATACGATCAAAGGCAGAAGCaatcagagcagcagcctgctaACACTTCAG TGtcaaaaaatcctttcctacACCTGAAGCATACAACtatgaaaaacaagaaaaaaatacggaaaaaaaatccagtcagTCCTGCAAAAAAGATTCAGAgtcctttaaaaaacaaacttaTTGGTAGTCCTGTGAAAAACATGCCAGCTGCATCTGGAAGCCCACAGAAGCTAATAGATGGCTTTTTGAAACAagaaggagcagctgctcag ACTGAGCATTTCCCACTTCCATGTCTGGAACAGGCAGAAGCAGTTCCATCAACTTCGGGTTCCCCAGGCCCATCAGCTGTGCAGGCGGAGCCGCAGCCGGGCTCCTTCAGGCCACAGGCCCCAAACCTCGCTGGAGCTGTGGAATTCAACGATGTGAAGACATTGTTGAAAGAGTGGATCACAACTATCTCAG atCCTATGGAAGAAGACATTCTACAGGTTGTGAAATACTGTACTGATCTAATAGAAGAAAAAGACTTGGAAAAGTTAGATCTGGTTGTTAAGTACATGAAAAG GTTGATGCAGTCATCTGTGGAGTCAGTTTGGAATATGGCATTTGACTTCATTCTTGACAATGTTCAGGTAGTTTTACAACAAACTTACGGAAGCACATTAAAAGTTATCTGA